The following are from one region of the Amylibacter sp. IMCC11727 genome:
- the nuoI gene encoding NADH-quinone oxidoreductase subunit NuoI: protein MMAFDYARATKYFLLQDFWQGMKLGLKYFVKPKATLNYPHEKGPLSPRFRGEHALRRYPNGEERCIACKLCEAICPAQAITIDAEPRDDGSRRTTRYDIDMTKCIYCGFCQEACPVDAIVEGPNFEFATETREELFYDKEKLLSNGDRWEAEIARNIEMDAPYR, encoded by the coding sequence ATAATGGCTTTTGATTACGCTCGCGCGACGAAATATTTCCTGCTGCAAGATTTCTGGCAGGGTATGAAGCTGGGTCTCAAATACTTTGTGAAGCCCAAGGCCACGCTGAACTACCCACATGAAAAAGGGCCTTTGTCTCCGCGTTTCCGCGGCGAACACGCGCTGCGCCGCTATCCAAACGGCGAAGAACGCTGCATCGCCTGTAAATTGTGCGAAGCGATCTGTCCTGCACAGGCGATCACCATTGATGCGGAGCCGCGTGACGACGGCTCTCGCCGCACCACGCGCTATGACATCGACATGACGAAATGTATCTATTGCGGTTTTTGCCAAGAGGCTTGCCCAGTGGACGCCATCGTCGAAGGACCAAATTTCGAATTCGCCACCGAAACCCGCGAAGAGCTGTTTTATGACAAGGAAAAACTCCTGTCCAACGGCGACCGTTGGGAGGCAGAAATCGCCCGCAACATCGAAATGGACGCACCGTACCGATGA
- a CDS encoding carboxymuconolactone decarboxylase family protein, which yields MSDFSKMFEGFMKQGQDMAEQMGKEFAKNQAEWLGKAKGMMPEGMADMAQGMVGDGIDAKTRALATVAGLTAKGAEDTAAITTAIHAATAAGASKREVTETILQMTAIGAVTGVSKAMMAAMAAFSTDGGSV from the coding sequence ATGAGCGATTTTTCTAAAATGTTCGAAGGCTTCATGAAGCAAGGTCAAGACATGGCCGAGCAGATGGGCAAAGAATTTGCCAAGAACCAAGCGGAGTGGTTGGGCAAAGCCAAAGGCATGATGCCCGAGGGCATGGCTGACATGGCGCAAGGTATGGTTGGCGATGGCATTGACGCAAAAACACGTGCATTGGCCACCGTTGCGGGTCTGACGGCCAAAGGCGCAGAAGACACCGCCGCGATCACAACAGCAATTCATGCGGCCACGGCTGCTGGCGCGTCAAAGCGCGAAGTCACTGAAACTATTCTACAAATGACAGCCATTGGCGCCGTTACGGGTGTTTCAAAGGCAATGATGGCGGCCATGGCTGCCTTCTCCACAGATGGGGGGTCCGTATGA
- a CDS encoding NADH-quinone oxidoreductase subunit J encodes MTVTAMAFYLFAITGVGAGLLVVLARNPVHSVLWLILAFFSAAGLFVLMGAEFVAMLLAIVYVGAVAVLFLFVVMMLDVDFAELKGGMQRYMPLGLLIGLILLIELGLVYGHWNMSDAAAGLRQSPTPPIEETHNTLALGQLIYTDYIYLFQASGLILLVAMIGAIVLTLRHREDVKRQNVMQQMHRDPAIAMELKDVKPGQGL; translated from the coding sequence ATGACCGTCACAGCAATGGCATTTTACCTTTTCGCAATCACAGGGGTGGGCGCTGGCCTGCTCGTTGTGTTGGCGCGCAATCCAGTCCACTCGGTTTTGTGGCTGATCCTTGCGTTCTTTTCCGCTGCTGGCCTGTTTGTGCTGATGGGTGCAGAGTTCGTCGCCATGCTGCTGGCCATTGTGTACGTGGGCGCGGTTGCGGTGTTGTTCCTGTTCGTTGTGATGATGCTCGATGTGGATTTCGCCGAACTTAAGGGCGGGATGCAGCGCTACATGCCGCTGGGCCTGTTGATTGGGTTGATCCTGTTGATCGAACTGGGCTTGGTTTACGGCCATTGGAATATGTCGGATGCCGCCGCTGGTTTGCGCCAATCCCCAACGCCCCCAATCGAAGAAACACATAACACGCTTGCACTGGGTCAGTTGATCTACACGGATTACATCTACCTGTTCCAAGCTTCTGGCTTGATCCTGTTGGTGGCCATGATCGGCGCAATCGTTCTGACACTGCGTCACCGCGAAGATGTGAAACGCCAAAACGTCATGCAGCAAATGCACCGCGACCCAGCGATTGCGATGGAGCTGAAAGACGTAAAACCAGGGCAGGGGCTTT